Proteins from one Procambarus clarkii isolate CNS0578487 chromosome 40, FALCON_Pclarkii_2.0, whole genome shotgun sequence genomic window:
- the LOC123757994 gene encoding uncharacterized protein produces the protein MSLREMNLVATVMLLCLASCTSGQRFLSSLSSLGAGTNEATQELVRVLQPDNIPRFVGCLLREAGYEGCDKRGDAIRVLITVLDSQDFACSNCSNSTIDQMCLIKNSLVVIPEQCRKLKEGLKLINDICVPGMGCENVPPAGQRTLQGN, from the exons ATGAGCCT ACGAGAGATGAATCTGGTGGCGACGGTGATGCTGTTGTGTCTGGCGTCGTGCACCTCTGGCCAGAGGTTCCTGAGCAGCTTGAGCTCTCTGGGAGCCGGAACCAACGAGGCGACGCAGGAGCTGGTGCGGGTCCTGCAGCCTGATAACATCCCACGCTTCGTGGGCTGCCTGCTGCGGGAAGCCGGGTACGAGGGCTGCGACAAGAGGGGCGACGCCATCCGAG TGCTGATAACGGTGTTAGACAGCCAGGACTTCGCATGCAGCAACTGCAGTAATAGTACCATCGACCAGATGTGCCTGATCAAGAACAGCCTCGTGGTGATCCCTGAACAGTGCAGGAAGCTGAAGGAGGGCCTGAAGCTCATCAATGACATCTGCGTCCCGGGTATGGGATGTGAGAATGTCCCTCCTGCCGGACAAAGGACGCTTCAGGGCAACTAG